A region of Ictidomys tridecemlineatus isolate mIctTri1 chromosome 4, mIctTri1.hap1, whole genome shotgun sequence DNA encodes the following proteins:
- the LOC101977165 gene encoding olfactory receptor 56A4-like, with amino-acid sequence MVLSSNNTGTQVIEFLRICFPGMQDTQHWLSILLAPLLVLALGANFVLLMTIWQEASLREPMYYLLAILSVLDVILCLTVIPKILLIFWFNTKTISFSGCFLQMFIMNTFLPMESSTFLVMAYDRYVAICHPLCYSSIIKEQFVINAAIFIVFYNLLGTLPTPVLAARLNYCASNVVENCICANISVAKLSCGDIHLNKLYQFVSVWCLLDSDRVLILLSYCFILRAVTSLQLGGATTKALSTCGSHLILILFFFTLLLVFIFTNKAGKKIPSVVPILLNVLHHLIPPALNPIVYGVRTQEIKQGIIKLFKSWS; translated from the exons ATGGTATTATCCTCCAACAACACAGGGACACAGGTGATTGAATTCCTGAGGATCTGCTTTCCAGGCATGCAAGATACACAGCACTGGCTCTCTATCCTATTGGCTCCTCTCCTGGTTTTGGCCCTGGGGGCCAACTTTGTTTTATTAATGACCATCTGGCAGGAAGCATCTCTGCGTGAGCCCATGTACTACCTGCTGGCCATCCTCTCTGTGCTGGATGTCATCCTCTGCCTCACAGTCATCCCCAAG ATCCTGCTCATCTTCTGGTTCAACACGAAGACCATCAGCTTTTCAGGTTGCTTCCTGCAGATGTTCATCATGAATACCTTCCTCCCCATGGAATCTTCCACCTTTCTGGTCATGGCCTAtgatcgctatgtggccatctgccacccACTGTGTTACTCCTCCATCATCAAAGAGCAGTTTGTCATCAATGCAGCCATCTTCATTGTCTTCTACAATCTGCTAGGCACACTTCCTACTCCAGTCCTGGCTGCTAGGCTCAACTACTGTGCCAGCAATGTGGTGGAGAACTGTATATGTGCCAACATTTCTGTAGCCAAGCTCTCCTGTGGGGATATTCACCTCAATAAGCTCTATCAATTCGTGAGTGTTTGGTGCCTTCTAGATTCTGACAGGGTGCTCATCTTGCTGTCTTACTGCTTCATTTTGAGGGCTGTTACAAGCTTGCAGTTGGGAGGTGCAACCACCAAGGCTTTGAGTACTTGTGGTTCACATCTCATTCTTATACTTTTCTTCTTTACACTGCTGCTAGTCTTCATCTTCACAAACAAGGCAGGAAAGAAGATACCCTCAGTGGTACCTATTCTTCTCAATGTCCTGCATCACCTCATCCCACCAGCCCTCAACCCCATTGTTTATGGAGTTCGTACCCAGGAAATTAAGCAGGGGATCATCAAATTATTCAAATCCTGGTCTTAG